A DNA window from Bacteroides cellulosilyticus contains the following coding sequences:
- a CDS encoding efflux RND transporter permease subunit: MNLRTFIERPVFSAVISITIVILGIIGLFTLPVEQYPDIAPPTVMVSTTYYGASAETLQKSVIAPLEEAINGVEDMTYMTSTATNAGSVSITVYFKQGTDPDMAAVNVQNRVSRATGQLPGEVTQVGVTTMKRQTSILQMFSLHSPDNSYDENFLANYMSINLKPQLLRIAGVGDMMIMGGDYSMRVWMKPDVMAQYKLIPSDVTAALAEQNIESATGSFGENSDETYQYTMKYKGRLITPEEFGEIVIRSTEDGEVLKLKDIADVELGKDSYAYKGGMDGHNGVSCMVFQTAGSNATEVNQNIDNLLDEVRKDLPKGVELTQMMSSNDFLFASIHEVVKTLIEAIILVILVVYVFLQDIRSTLIPLVGIIVSLVGTFAFMSVAGFSINLITLFALVLVIGTVVDDAIVVVEAVQSRFDVGYKSSYMASIDAMKGISNAVITSSLVFMAVFIPVSFMSGTSGTFYTQFGLTMAVAVGISAVNALTLSPALCALLLRPYINEDGTQKNNFAARFRNSFNAAFDVVVNKYKNAVLFFIKRRWLSWSLLVCSVVVLVLLMNSTKTSLVPDEDQGVLFVNVSTAPGSSLKTTDDVMLRVEERLEAIPQKLHIQKVTGYGLLSGQGNTFGMIVVKLKPWDERTKKEDQVQAVIGQIYARTADIKDATIFAIAPGMIPGYGMGNALDLNVQDKLGTDVNTFFQTTQQYLGALNQRPEISMAYSTFDVRYPQWTVEVDAAKCKRAGITPDAVLSTLSGYYGGQYVSNFNRFSKVYRVMIQSGPEYRMDETSLHNTFVRMANGEMAPLSQFVTLTRSYGAETLSRFNMYNSIAVNAMPAEGYSTGDAIRAVKETAEISLPKGYGYDFGGITREENQQSGTTVIIFGICILMIYLILSALYESFIVPFAVILAVPVGLMGTFLFAKIAGLENNIYLQTGLIMLIGLLAKTAILLTEYAAERRKAGMGLIASAVSAAKARLRPILMTALTMIFGLFPLVVATGVGANGNRSLGTGVVGGMTIGTLALLFIVPALFVTFQWLQERLRPAQSMPTKDWQIEEDMEVSKKEIEEHQSKEK, from the coding sequence CACGTACTACGGTGCCAGCGCGGAAACTTTGCAGAAGAGTGTTATCGCTCCGTTGGAAGAAGCTATCAACGGTGTGGAAGACATGACCTATATGACGTCTACCGCTACCAATGCCGGTTCGGTATCCATTACCGTCTATTTCAAACAGGGAACCGACCCGGATATGGCTGCCGTTAATGTGCAGAACCGCGTATCCAGAGCTACCGGACAGCTTCCGGGAGAAGTAACTCAGGTAGGTGTGACTACTATGAAACGCCAGACCAGTATCTTACAGATGTTTTCATTGCATAGTCCCGATAATTCGTATGATGAAAACTTCCTTGCTAACTATATGAGTATCAACCTGAAGCCGCAGTTGCTGCGTATTGCAGGTGTGGGCGATATGATGATTATGGGTGGTGACTACAGTATGCGTGTCTGGATGAAGCCTGATGTGATGGCACAGTACAAACTGATTCCGTCTGACGTGACGGCAGCACTTGCCGAGCAGAATATAGAATCGGCTACCGGTTCGTTCGGTGAAAATTCGGACGAAACCTATCAATATACCATGAAGTATAAAGGCCGTCTGATTACACCGGAGGAATTTGGTGAAATCGTAATCCGTTCTACGGAAGACGGTGAAGTGCTGAAGTTGAAAGACATTGCAGATGTGGAACTGGGTAAGGACAGCTACGCCTACAAAGGCGGTATGGACGGTCACAATGGTGTTTCCTGTATGGTATTCCAGACAGCCGGCTCCAATGCAACGGAAGTAAACCAGAACATTGACAATCTGCTGGACGAAGTACGTAAAGACCTGCCGAAAGGTGTGGAACTGACACAGATGATGAGTTCCAATGACTTCCTGTTCGCTTCTATCCATGAAGTAGTAAAGACTTTGATTGAGGCTATCATTCTCGTTATCTTGGTGGTATATGTATTCTTGCAGGACATCCGTTCCACATTGATTCCGTTGGTGGGCATCATCGTGTCACTGGTAGGTACCTTCGCTTTTATGTCCGTTGCCGGATTCAGTATCAACCTGATTACACTGTTTGCATTGGTGCTTGTGATCGGTACGGTGGTGGACGACGCCATAGTCGTCGTCGAGGCGGTACAGTCGAGGTTCGATGTCGGGTATAAGTCTTCTTATATGGCAAGTATCGACGCTATGAAAGGTATCAGTAATGCGGTTATCACCTCTTCACTGGTATTTATGGCGGTGTTCATTCCTGTATCGTTTATGAGTGGTACGTCCGGTACGTTCTATACGCAGTTCGGTCTGACGATGGCGGTTGCGGTAGGTATTTCAGCCGTTAACGCTTTGACGCTGAGCCCGGCTCTTTGCGCTCTGCTGCTGAGACCTTATATTAATGAAGATGGCACGCAGAAGAATAATTTTGCCGCCCGTTTCCGTAATTCGTTCAATGCGGCTTTCGATGTGGTGGTGAATAAGTATAAGAATGCGGTATTATTCTTTATCAAGCGTCGCTGGTTGTCATGGTCATTGTTGGTTTGCTCAGTGGTAGTGTTGGTACTCCTGATGAACTCTACGAAGACCAGTTTGGTGCCTGATGAAGATCAGGGTGTATTGTTCGTCAATGTAAGCACGGCTCCGGGTAGTTCACTGAAGACTACGGATGATGTTATGCTTCGTGTGGAAGAACGCTTGGAGGCTATTCCGCAGAAACTTCATATTCAGAAAGTAACCGGCTACGGTTTGCTTTCCGGACAGGGAAATACCTTCGGTATGATTGTAGTGAAGCTGAAACCTTGGGATGAACGTACAAAGAAAGAAGATCAGGTGCAGGCTGTCATCGGACAGATTTATGCCCGCACGGCAGATATCAAGGATGCCACGATCTTTGCAATTGCTCCGGGTATGATTCCGGGTTATGGTATGGGTAATGCACTCGACCTGAATGTACAGGATAAGTTGGGCACGGATGTGAATACCTTCTTCCAGACTACCCAGCAATACCTGGGTGCTTTGAACCAGCGTCCCGAAATCTCCATGGCCTATTCTACTTTCGATGTGCGCTATCCGCAGTGGACTGTAGAAGTCGATGCTGCCAAATGTAAGCGTGCCGGCATTACTCCGGATGCAGTGCTCTCTACACTTTCGGGCTACTATGGCGGACAGTATGTATCCAACTTCAACCGTTTCTCAAAGGTATATAGGGTTATGATACAGTCCGGTCCGGAATACCGCATGGATGAGACTTCACTGCACAATACCTTTGTTCGGATGGCAAACGGTGAGATGGCTCCGCTGAGCCAGTTCGTTACGCTGACCCGCAGTTATGGTGCCGAGACATTGAGTCGCTTCAATATGTATAACTCCATAGCTGTGAATGCCATGCCTGCCGAGGGATATAGTACGGGTGATGCCATCCGTGCCGTGAAAGAGACAGCGGAAATCAGCCTGCCGAAAGGTTACGGTTATGACTTCGGTGGTATCACACGTGAAGAGAACCAGCAGAGTGGTACGACGGTAATTATCTTCGGCATCTGTATTCTGATGATCTATCTTATTCTGAGTGCGCTTTATGAAAGCTTCATCGTTCCGTTTGCAGTTATTCTTGCGGTTCCGGTAGGCTTGATGGGTACGTTCTTGTTTGCCAAGATAGCAGGATTGGAGAATAACATTTATCTGCAAACAGGTTTGATTATGTTGATCGGTTTGCTTGCCAAGACAGCCATTCTGTTGACGGAATATGCTGCCGAGCGCCGAAAAGCAGGCATGGGATTGATTGCTTCCGCAGTCAGCGCAGCCAAAGCCCGTCTTCGTCCTATCCTGATGACGGCACTTACCATGATCTTCGGTCTGTTCCCGCTGGTAGTAGCTACCGGAGTAGGTGCTAACGGTAACCGTTCGTTGGGTACAGGTGTAGTAGGTGGTATGACCATCGGTACACTGGCATTGCTTTTCATCGTTCCGGCTTTGTTTGTCACCTTCCAGTGGTTGCAGGAACGTCTGCGTCCGGCTCAGTCCATGCCTACCAAAGACTGGCAGATTGAGGAGGATATGGAAGTGAGTAAGAAAGAAATAGAAGAACATCAATCAAAAGAAAAATGA